The DNA window gggttaaggatccggtgttgccatgagctgtggtgtaggtcgcagacacggcttggatctggcgttgctgtggctgtggcataggctggtggctacagctccaactggacctctagcctggtaacctccacatgccccaggtgtggccctaaaagaccaaaaaaacaacaaacaaacaaacctgttattattattattattctgcttttttgtctcacccttggcatatggaagttcccagataagagatcaaatctgagcttcagctgtgacctatgccatagctgtggcaacaccaaatccttcgcctactgcaccaggctggaaTAACACcctcacctcagcagtgacctgagccaccactcAACCCTGAACTgaagcaggaactcctcttatacTTTTTTGATGTTCAAAAGAATCACAAGATGGCCAGTGAGAATCCTGTTTATATTGGCTTCATTGTCCAATCagcattatttcaaatatttttggaggCATCCCTTTCTTGGATGTTACAAGCCTCTCCTCATTTTTTGCTGCTCCAATACTTGAAATTGGTACactttattgggttttttttggggggggggaggttcttttttttttttttagggctgaaccctctgcatatggaaattcctgggctgcggtcaaatcagagctgcagctgccagcatataccacagccatagcaaggctagatctgagccatgtctgacctacaccacagctcaggacaaagccggatccttaacccactgagcgaggcctcgtcttcatggatactagtcaggttcttaacccaagagccacaatgggaattcctggaattggttatactttaaaaagacttttttttttttttaaaggagcttaGTAGAATCCAAAATCTAGATGTTGGGTGTACAAATCAATTAGGTAGTAAACGAAGTTGTTTCCACAAGTGACAAAcctgaagaatatttttctaagtCCCCATCAGTTTTCTTTCTAAGTCCCCATTAAATCCTTCCTTTTTTACCCAACTCTAAATTATTCTAATGTAAAAACATAGTTATTTAATATGCCatatacttacatttttttaatgtagtaattttttttcttttttgtctttttgccttttctagggctgcacctatggcatgtggaggttcagttggagctatagccaccagactacaccacagccacagcagcaccagatccgatccaagtctgcgacctacaccacagctcaaggcaacgttggatccttaacctactgagagaagccagggatcaaacctgcgacctcatggttcctattcggattcgttaaacactgagccatgacaggaactccataatgcaATAATCTTTCATTAATTAAGTATAAAGACTTTTCCAATCACGTCACCTACAGATCATTTTATCCACTGCTCTATTTGGCTGCCAGTCTCTTGTCTCTCTCCTCAGCAATGGTAAGGCGGATACCCTTTCACGGGGAAGAGAGATCCATGGTTTGTTGCCTTTGCCGATAACGAAAATGTTGGAGAGCTGGGTGGTGAAGCTGTTGCCATTGGCATCTTTCACATGGACTACATCGAAAGAACCAGGATGTCTCTCCCTGTTGGTGATCTCACCAATTCTTCCCAGGTTAGCACCTCCAGTCACCATGCACATGGTACCAGTATCAAATTTGATGAAATCAGTCATCTTGCCAGTCTCCAAATCAATTTGAATGGTGTCATTCACCTTGATGAGGGGATCAGGGTAAGGATGGTATGGGTGACCAGGTGAGGGATTCCTTTTGTGCCCACAAACATCCTTCTCACTTTGCATTAACTTGTACTTGGCCTCCTCAGGTGTAATACGATGAATGGCAAAACGACCCTTGGTGTCACAGATCAGATGGAAATTCTCTCCAGTCTTCTCAATGCTGATGATATCCCTAAAACCAGCAGGGTAGGTTATATCAGTGTGGACCTTGCGTTTATCTTAATGAAACGCTGCATGCAGATCTTCTTTACTTCATTTCCTGTTAGGGCATACTTAAGTCTGTTCCTTAGGAAAATAATGAGGGGGAGACATTCCCTCAGCTTGTGGGGACCGATAGATGGATGGGGAGCAAACACACCAGTCAGTTTATCCAGCATCCAATGCTTTGGAGCTGCTACTAGCTCCAGATGCTTCTTGGGACAAGATGTTTCTTGGAACCACGAGCTATGGTTGCGCTAGGCACAAAAAGAGctacttccttaattttttacCCCCTCACCAAATCTATGATTATAACCTCTTCtcttttataatctttatttGAATCATCTATCACCATTCAGAAGTCTCTTCACTGATGCAAATttgtttgcattctttttttggcccaaaataaatttattgctcaactgtaaaaatattttctttctcttttgtttctttttacggcctcacctgcggcatatggaagttcctgggctaggggttgaattggcgctgcagctgaagcctatgccacagccatagccacagccaagatgcatctgtgacctataccggaacttgtggcaactccggatccttaacccactgagtgaggccagggatggaacctgcatcctcatggagacaatgtcgaGACTCCAGGAAAGCTTTTTTATCCGTTAATATCTATAGCTTGGCTATTTATAAATGACCTGTGTTTTGCTTCAATTTTAACTTTTGGGGGGAAGATTCTAAGTATAAATATGAGACAAATGAATAGTTTAGTgtaataagcaaataaaacttGGTAACaaaatttcctggtggctcagggggttaagaacctggccttgtcactgcagcagctcagattgctgctgtggcgctggtctgatccctggcccgggaacttccgcatgccgtgaGCAAGgccaacaacaataacaaaaactggGTAACAAAGCAAATCTGATATATGAGTTGTTATTGTGATAGTAAGATAATTAAGCACATATGGAGACGTTTTCATAAACAGTTTTAATTATATACCTGAAGATAGTATGTCAATGGTTTGTTGGTAGGAGAGATGAGGAAAGACTGGAAATGTGAGAAGGAGCAAGAAGCTACTCTAAGAACCCACTGAACAGTTCTGGAGTGGTCCTCAGCAGCGCCCACATGGCATGACCTCCTTAAGTCATCAGGAGGAAGGGCAACCTCCACCCAACTCAGAGTCCATGAGGGGAAGAGCCCACTTGCATGATCATTATTAGATTCTCAGTGCCTGACACAATACTTGATtcagagaagatgctcaacacttgtttgcagaagaagaaaggaagaaggaaaggaaggaatggaggaagaaaggaagggagcaaATCCTTAATATATAAGGCACGTTTATATATCCaatcattccaaaggcagtaCAACCAATCATATAATACaagcatacctcagagatactgtgggTTGGGTTCCAGATCACCACAATAAGGAATATATTGCAATAAATATGGCAGCAAAGCGAGTCGCATGaatgttttggtttcccagtgcatagaaAAGTGATGTagacactatactgtagtctattaagtgtgcaacatTCTTACGTCTAAAAAACATACTTGCATTGACTGCAAAATTCTTTATCGCTAAGAAATGCTAACCATCCCTTGAGACTTCGGTGAGGCATAATCTTTCTTCAATGGTGATATCAAAGATCACTGTTCACAGATCATCatgcaaatataataataatgaaaaaatttgaaatgtgacacagagacatgaagtaagCAAATGCTGCGGGGAAAATGGTGCCGATAGACTCGCTCAACACAAGGTTGCCACAGACCTTGAACTTGTAAAAAGTGCAATATCAGTGAAGCGCAGACAAAGCAAAGTACAATAAGATGAGGTATATCTGTACTAAGCacaactttaaaatacataatttcaggAAATCCACTGTAAAATGTATAGGCATGACAAGTGCCACTGATGGAGAGAATACGTTTAATGATTAAAAGTGTCTCAGTCTCCACATAGCGTAtcattccatttgtatgaaacatccagaacaggcaaatccttagaaacagaaaacagactggtGTTGCCTGGGGCTTGGAGGAGGTGTGGGGATAGGGAGTGACTCCTAGTGGGTTCCCTAGTGGAATGATGAaaatgctctaattttttttttttttttttgtatttttagggccgcacctgaggcatatggaggttcccaggctaggggtctaattggagctttagctgttggcctaagccacagccacagcaatgccaaatccgagctgcatctgtgacctacaccacagctcacagcaatacccgatccttaacccactgagcgagggccagggatggaacctgcgacctcatggttcctagttggattcatttccactgtgccacgatgggaactctaaaatgctctaaaatttatTGTGGTGATGGTAGCCCAACTCTGAGTAAACTAAAAGCTATTGAATTACATCCTTTAAATGATGAACAGTATGGTATGTCAATATTATCTCAAAGGTGTTATAAAAGATGGGAGGACTGCCTGATACACATCAGCTCAGGTTTATTAGGTGCCACCAAATCTTCTGCTCCAGCCAAGATGCAATTATAAGTAACCCCAACCTATATAAATTACCTACAACCTCGGCCAGTATGAAATAGCGTTATTTTAATTTGGAGTCTAGAAAAGCTACAGTAACCCTAGAAAAGTATTCAAGTAAATATTACTTCTTAGTAGAGaggtaatgaaaaagaaattaaatccttggttttaatattttaatggacTTAATGTAATGATTTTATCTTCGGGTTTCTGTCTGCTATTTGGTACGCTGGGATGTTTGAAATGTGTGAGGAATCAGTCTTATTGGATTTGTGATTATAGTTTGGATTGTTTAAGGGAATTTAAGTAAgtcacgtgggagttcccatcatggctcagcagttaacgaaccggattagcatccatgaagacatgggttcaatccctggccttgctcagtgggttaaggatctggcatttctgtgagctgtggtgtaggtcacagatgcggctccactctggcattgctgtggctctggcataggctgacgacTATAggcccaattcaacccctagcatgggaacctccatatgctgtgggtgtggccctaaaagacacacaaaaatttttttaaaaaagtaagtaatGTGATCATCATAATGGCACATTGCACTCTGAAATAATTAGTCAAAGCCAACTGGTGGTCCCATTCTCCTTGCCAATACAGTGATGGGCTTAGGAATAGGCACATGACACAACTCTGGCCAATGAGATGGGATTTGAAGCCTACTCTGGGGCTTGGGGGAGAGGTTTCCACAGTCCCCCCAAAGAGAAACAAGAGTCCTACTTCCTCTGAATTTTTGCATCTGGATATGATAATATCAATGCAGCAGCGACAGTGCGACAAGCCTGAGGGTGCTGCTGGTACCGCAGAATCAAGAGAATCAGCCCACGTCAGGGCTTCATGTTATGTAAGATAACACATTTCCTTactatttaagccattttgagtcagggctttctgttatttttattcccaaagaaacaatttataacaggatttaaatgtaaaactgcagtttaagaaaatctttttaatgtattagttttgtttttgttttttcatcttttttgccatttcttgggccgctcccatggcatatggaggttcccaggctaggggtctaaccggagctgtagccaccggtctacaccagagccacagcaaggcggtggtgtgacctacaccacagctcacggcagcgctggatccttaacccactgagcaaggccagagatcaaaccagcaacctcatggttcccagtcagatttattaaccactgagccacaacgggaactccttaatgtatTAGTTTTTTGATGAGGCATATCAATTGGATGAGCATctagtgaagtcagccatacaatgagacaccaacatcaaatgctttcactgacatgtggaatctgaaaaaaggacagactgaacttctttgcagaagagatgctgactcacagacattgaaaaacttatggtcttcagagaagacagtttgggaaggtggaggggatgtgcttgggttgtgggatggaaatcctgtgaaattggattgtgatgatcattatacaactacagatgtgataaattcatttgagtaataaaaataataaataaataaattggatgAGCATCGGTTAGACTGGAAGTTGTAGAGAATGTTCCTCTGCACAGACAAAAGCCCTCCTGGACTTTGAGGAACCTAGAAACAGTGGTGAGGTGAATTTCAAAGAGAGGTTCATACTCTTAACCTCATGTGAGAGCCCACCTGTAACATGATACTTGTCATCACCTGTGGCATTTATTACAAAGTCAGGGAAGACATACCTGTAGGAATCATAAACGTTGGCTTCTGCTGGAGAAAGAGAGCTAGAGTGCTCCAAGGAACAGATCATCAGCAGCTGTGCTCTCTATCAATGACCAAAGGGGACTTTATCAAGCCAGGAGCCCCCAATTCAAATGCCTTCATAACCCAGACAGGGTCCACacataaaggaaactgaaggggAGTGAAGCAGGAGGAAATGGTGGTCCATCTACAGGGACCCACAGAGACCAGGTGATGCCACTATGAAGAAATGAAGCTTAAGTGTTGCCAGATCTTCCCTCTTTCAAGAAGAGCCAGAAACCTGGATCAGGTGAATCATGTGATGCTGTAGATTAGGGTAACCTACTCAAACAAAACAACAGGGGGCCAAAGAGAATACATCTACAGGCTGTCTGTGGTCCGCAGGCTGCCAGTTTGCAACCTCAGTGCATAGGTTAGAGCACATCCACAGAGTGGACATTTGGCAAGTTTGCAAACCTTTCCCTCCCGCAGGTGCTTCTTAGACACTTAGATTTGGGGACACATAGCTGAAAAGATGTAATTCATAGCAATAGCCCAGCAAGAAGGATTAGCTGTCAAATGCACACACAGAGTTTAACAAAATAATCAGTTGCATGGGACTGGTTAGTGTCATCTGCTTAAATGGCAATGATAGATGTGCAATTTTCATTTCAGTCCTTGCTATTAGAACCAAGTTGCCTTTATGTCATTGGCTACCAACATGATCAGTTCTACTAAATTCTTTTGCCACGTTCCCAGGCTTTATACATTAGGATCAATTATTCATTTGCAACCGAAAAATTAAAAGCGAGGGAGAGAGACTGAAATCACTGGTCCAAACAAGACATGGGTCTCCAGAGATCTTGCCAAACCTCTTTGAAGCTTCCCAGGAGAGCCTGGTCTTCAGGAGTCCCACAACAAATATCCCCTGGTTTCTTAAAGATAAGAGTAAAACCCGAGGCCTGTGAATGTTTCTGACTCATAGAAAAATCTGCTCATTTTCATGGGTTTctttgtgtgttatttttaaatgattgtgaTATGACACATGGCAGCAGAAGGAACTTAGGCTAGATATTAAGAACAatttcctgactcacagactgtgaAACATTAGGGCAGGTTACAAATGAGGAAGTAGAGGCTCCCTCTATGCAGGACTTTTCCGCTACGGTAAACGCCTGATTCTGTTGGTCAGATGCTATCACTGGTGAGGTGGGAAGGTGGCGTTTGTGTAATGTGTCTATCTCACCCTGCTCTGCACTCTTCATAATAGCTGCCATTTAAAAGGGTCAACTTGATCACTGTCCTCGGTCCTTCTTCTTATCAAATCCTCAGGGAAACCCAGTAAGATaaactatccccattttacagatgacgaAACCGAAtgtcagagaaatgaaataacttgctcaagtGCATGCTGTTAATAAATGGCAGGATTAGAAGCCACCTCTGTGTAGCTGCCAAGACCAGGCCCTTTCCCTAAGGTCATGCTGCTGCAGGTGGCTGGGCAGAGCACCTGTGGCTACCTGTGGGGAAGAGAGGCCAAACAGCAGGTTCAGGCAaggagagcattatgctaaaaAGTTATCGAGAACATGGCTGAGCCCTGAAGAGGAAGCCAGTGTCAGGAAGAGAGATGAAATGCCAACTGGGGAAGTGACAGAGACACAAAGGGGAGGTCAGGTAAAGGGATATCCTTCCAGAAATGAATGTGCACTGACTTGGATAGTCCAGGAAGTGAAAATAGtgaatagggagttccttttAAGCAACACCCAGCTCGGACTGTCAGGCTTGCCAAGGAGCAGGCTGGAGGCTCCTGACCTGCCCAGCTCAGATTTTCCTTTAGTGACTCCTGACCTAACTGTGCCCTTGGacaattttctttccctcttcctcactGGCCCTCCAGCAATCTTCTGTGATATACAGGAGCTGAAACACTGTTTCCAACAACACTGAAATTAGGTCCAGTGCTTATGTCCATGTTCAGAATACCTGTAATCATGTAACTTTCCTTCTCTAAAAAACATATTCCTGTTGTTTCTCCCCTGCTAGTGCCCAGGTTCCTGGATTAGCATCATTGCTACAGCAAAAGAGAGGGGAGGTGGAAAATTAGTGGGCCTCTACAGCCTCCATATATTATGTGTTAAGCCACATCACCTTGCCTACTTAACACTCGTGGCTGAAAAGAGTTAGTGTCTTTATTATAAAATCAGCCAAAAAGCAGGTCCAGGCCAACTCTGGGGCAGAGGTCACCTGTAGACTATTTCAAGAGGTGTTTTGTGTCCTCCATCCCCTCTTTTTTTTAGTGTCACGACCATGgtatgctgaagttcctgggccaggtatcgaacctgaatcacagcagcaactcaagccacagcaaagacaacaccggatccttaacctgctgcaacatcagggaactcccatcctcttttttaagaatttatttcctAAACTCCAGTATGGCCTCAGTAGCTCCAGTCTCTGTGTTCAGATAGGAAATCTAAGGAAATGAATACAACCTTGGAGACACAGGAGACCAGATTCGCTTTCATTAAACTCAAAGCTTCTTGGAACTTCAGGCCTCAAGAAGTGGGAGGGCACACTTTACTGAAGCCCAATCCCCCATAgtgaaggcaggaagagaaaaataaaccagaaatcaaataaataaataaataagcaaaccaGAAGGACTTTTCTCTAGAGAGCCTTAGGTTGGCCAGGTCAACAAATAATGCAAGGACAAACCTTCCTGAAATTatttctcaccccaccccccaccatgaAAAAAAGGTAGGGCTGACTTACCTATGACTGTAGCAAAAGGGTAAAGTTCTCCCAAGCTTTTAAGAGTTTAGCCTAGGGATTAGCACAATTCTGGGGAATGCTTTATGTTTTAGGCTCATTCAGTTATTCCACAGTCATTTATTGCGTACTTTCTATTTTCTGGGTGCCAAGTTAGAAGTATTAAAATGTTGCATAGATGACTAGGACTCAGACGCTGCTCTCTAGCTGCTCAGGTTGCAATAGTGGAGATAAAGCATGAACTTGATGActgtaataaaataaagtgcTACATGCCACAAGAGAGATATAACCAAAGAATAATCATCATTTGTATTTGAATGGGACTTTCTGAAGTCACTTTCCCTATATCATTTGATTGTTAGCACATTTGTGGTGGACATCTGCTGTTATCATCAGCATCATTTCCCTCTTCTGATAAGTGTATCCTAACTTCTCATTGAAGAacctccacccacccactccGATCCCATGTGCTgtcagggctgcaccccagggTCTGCAGTAGAATAGTTTCCTGGGCTCTAGCCAATCCAAGCATCAATTTCTCCTGGCCGTAGTGACCACCTCAGGGATGGAAACATGACCTGCTGAAAGCAATGAGAATTTAGTTGGGACTTCTGAGAAAGAGATTCTCAAGTTTGTTTGCTGGATTTGATACACAAAGACTATGAGTCCTGGGATTCCTGCCAGTCATCATGCCACTCTTTGAACCTGAGCTGAAGCACAACAGAGCAAAAGGCAGAGCTGAAAGGAGAAGAGATATAGAGTCTTGATTATACGTtgttgtattcatttatttatttttatctttttagggctgcacccacagcatatgtaagttctgaggctaagggttaaatcagagctgcagctgacagcctccaccatagccacagcaatgccagatctgagccgcatctgtgacctacaccacagcttgaggcactgccagatccttaacccactgagcaaggccagggatcaacccacatcctcatggatactagttgggttcattactgttgggccacaacagaaactccttgatTATATCATTTAAGCTTTGACTTCGCCCATGCCTGAAGCCATCTCTGCCGCTAGACTTTTCACCTATATGACCCAATAAATGCCATCTGATAATAGGAGCCAATTTGGATTGGGTTTTTCTGTCACTCAAAAACAAaggagtcctggagttccctgctggctaagtagattaaggatccagcattgtcactggtgtgaggtgggtttgatccctgacctgggaacttccacatgctacagatgccaagaaaaaaaaaaaaaaggcaaaagagtcATAAAAGAAACTTTAGCTCCATGGGGTAGATATTTCCATCTCTGTTTTATATAAgcaaaattgaggctcagaaaggtaaaAAGAGAGCTAAGGAGTAGCAGAACCAGGTTCTGATATCAATTCAGTCCTTTATACCACAGATGCCTCCCTTAGTGACAGAAATCCAGAGGAAGGACAGATAACTTTAGGCTAAAGATTAGCCAGTTCTTTGTAGGAGTACCACTTGAGCTAGACTTTGAAAGACAGGTCaggccctgaatagccaaagcaatcctgaggaaaaaaacagagctagaggaatcaggctcccgccCTGACTTTAGatcatactacaaagctacagtcatcaaaacactatgatactggcacaaatacagaaatgaaagaccaatggaaaaggatagaaagcccagagataaacccaggcacctatggttaattaatccataacaaaggagacaaaaatatgcaatggaaaaaaaagacagtctcttcaataagtggtgctgggaaaactggacagctacatgtaaaagaatgaaattagaatattctctaagagTCCCCAttagttaagaacccaactagtatccatgaggatgcagattcaatccttggccttgttcagtgggttaaggatctggcatggctacaAGCTATGGGATAGGTCacgaatgtggctcagatctgggtggctgtggcataggctgtcagctgaagctccaatttgacccctagcctgggaaattccatatgctgcaggttcatccctaaaaagaagggtgggggtgggggtggggagggaacattttctaagaccatgtacacaaataaactcaaaatggattgaaaacccaaatgtaaggccagatactgtaaaactcttggaggaaaacataggcagaacactctctgatataaagagcagcaatatctttttggatccacctcctagagtaataaaaataaaaacaaaaataagaaaataggacctaattaaacttaaaagcttttgaacagcaaaggaaaccataaacatgggatagaacatgatgaaagatgaaagaatgtatatgtatgtatgactgggtcactttgctgtaccgcagaaattggcacaatattgtaaatcaactatagctcaataaaattttttttaaagaaataaaaaaggataacaGGAAACAGAGTTAGGAATGTATTTAGGATCAGAATGTTTGAGgaataatct is part of the Sus scrofa isolate TJ Tabasco breed Duroc chromosome 2, Sscrofa11.1, whole genome shotgun sequence genome and encodes:
- the LOC106509418 gene encoding 40S ribosomal protein S4, X isoform-like, which translates into the protein MFFVSSSSSPMCPSHRTSWARPVLKRTACPYVGIRDIISIEKTGENFHLICDTKGRFAIHRITPEEAKYKLMQSEKDVCGHKRNPSPGHPYHPYPDPLIKVNDTIQIDLETGKMTDFIKFDTGTMCMVTGGANLGRIGEITNRERHPGSFDVVHVKDANGNSFTTQLSNIFVIGKGNKPWISLPRERVSALPLLRRETRDWQPNRAVDKMICR